TGAAAAAGGGTGTACTTGCTTCAGGTGGATACCCCATAGAGATGCATACGATTACAACAGCAGCTGATTTTAACAAGCCTTCTGATCTGCCCTACCGCAATCTAATGTCAATGGACGTGGAAGAAATGATACGTTCATTGCCGTTGGATGGTATTGTGCTGCTCTGTGAATGCGATAAGACAACACCTGCACAGCTAATGGGGGCAGCAAGCTGTGATCTTCCGACGCTGCAGCTTGCGGCTGGTCACAGGTCTACGGCTTATTTTAAGGGCAAACCGGTTAATTACGGTACAGATTTGTGGAAGTACATGGATATGTATAAGGCTGGAGAGCTGTCTGATGATGAGATGAAGGAGCTGGAGAAGGGGATTTCCTGCTCCCTCGGCGGATGTCCTGTGATGGGCACGGCTTCGACGATGAAGAGTGTTTCGGAAATAATGGGCATGATGCTACCGGGAACCTCTGATATTCCAGCAACCGATTCAAGAAGAAGAATTGCTGCCGAGCAGACGGGTAAACGGATTGTTGAGATGGTTGAGGAGGAGCTAACACCTTCGAAGCTGATGACGGAAGCTGCCTTTCACAATGCGATTAAATTGCTTGCCGCGCTTGGAGGATCTACGAATGCGGTGTTGCATTTAACGGCTATAGCGGGTCGGTTGGGTATTAGGATTAATCTCAAGCAATACCAGGAGCTGTCGGAAAGTGTTCCATTAATCGTGAATCTTCAGCCGAGTGGGCTTTATGGTATGGATGATTATTTTCATGCGGGAGGCTTGTCGGGGGTAATATACGAATTGCTTCCAAGGCTGGATGGCGAGTGCTTAACAGCTCTTGGCAAGCCGCTGAAAGAGGTATACACGCAGCAAACGGAAAGTCCTCATATTATCACGTCCTTGAAGCAGCCATTCAAATCCGAGTCGGGAATCAAAGTGCTGAAAGGGAATTTGGCCCCGTCCGGCGCGATTCTTAAGCTATCGGCAAGCTCTAAGAAGCTGTGGAAGCACCAAGGAAAAGCGTATGTGTTCGATAGCTATGACGCGATGCTTGAGGAAATCGATAGAGATGACTTGGCAGTGGATGCTTCTTCGGTATTAATATTACGGAATTGCGGACCAGCCGCACTTGGCATGCCGGAGTGGGGAGAAATTCCGATTCCAACGAAATTGCTGAAAGAAGGCATTGAGGACATGGTTCGGATTAGCGATGCCAGAATGAGTGGGACCAGTTACGGGACGGCTATTTTACACGTTTCCCCAGAAGCGGCGGTGGGTGGCAATATTGCTATTGTTCAAAATGGAGACATCATTGAGGTGGACGTGGAACAAGGACTGTTGCATTTACATTTATCCGATGACGTCATCCAAGAGCGTAAGCAGTTCTTGAAGCCGCTCCCGCAAAGATATCCGCGCGGGTTCCTGAAGTTGTTCTCTGATCATGTGCTCCAGGCGGATGAAGGTTGCGATCTAGATTTCCTTCGTCCGAACAACAAGGAGGAAGCACGTTTCGTACCTCCGATCGTCGGAAGAAGCTAATTTCTATTAACGTGTGGCTACCCAAGTTGATCTGCAAAGGTCCCCTCGGGCGGCCTTTTCGGTGTGTCCCGATTTCCCACTAGTTGTATCTGACCAGCAAACAAACCATGATCCGGCGGCGCTACTAGAAACTTCGTTACTCGAAAAAATCGTACAGCTCCCACCAATATAGGCCTCTGTAACTTCGTTATACGAAAAAATCGTACAGCTCCCACTAATCGAGGTCCTCCTTAACTTCGTTGCACGAAAAAATCGTACACCTCCCACTAATTGGGGCCCTTCGTAACTTCGTAGCTCGAAAATATCGAACACCTCCCTCTAATTGGGGCCCTCCGTAACTACGTTGCACGAAAAAATCGTACAACGCCCTCCAAAAGAGTCGCCCCATGACCTCGTTGCACGAAAATATCGTACAACGCCCTCCAACGGTGGCGCCCCGGCCCCAGTTGTAAGAAAATATCGAACAACGGCTCCCAAAAAGAGACGCACCGACCCAGTTGTACGAAAAAATCGTACAACGCCCTCCAAAAGAGTCGAGCCGAGACCCCGTTGTACGAAAATATCGTACAACGCCCCCGAAAAGTGCCGCCCCGCAACCCCATAGCTCGAAAAAATCGCACACGAATAGAAAATATTCAATTGACACCATCAAACAATCTCTATATATTCAGTATATGGATTATTAATCAATATATTGATTTTTATTATCGACATGGAGGGAAAACAAATGGAATTCAAAGAAAGCGCCAGATTATATGAGGAAGCTAAGAAATACACGCCCGGTGGCGTTCATACGTCCATTCGAAATTTAGAGCCCCATCTTATTTTTAAGAAAGCAGAGGGAGCTTATATTTATGATGCTGATGGCAATAAGTACATTGATTATCAAGGTGCATTCGGACCTTATATTCTCGGCCACAATAATCCCTACGTAAATAACAAGGTTATCGAAGCGCTAGGTCGCACTGACCTTTACGGAACTGGAACTACCGATCTTGAGATCGAGCTTGCGCAGAAAATATGTAAGCATGTTCCTTCCGCGGAACAGGTACTGTTCTGTAACTCAGGATCTGAGGCTACCTTTCATGCGATTCGCCTAGCACGCGCGGTAACGAAACGTGTTAAGCTAATCAAATTCCAAGGCTGTTACCATGGCTGGCATGATTACGTAGCTAGAAATATGCTTAGCTCCTGGGATATGATAGGCAAACGTGACCCAGGCTCCGCAGGAATGATGGAAGAAGCTATAGATAACACGCTTGTATGTACGTTCAATGATCTTGAAGATGTAGAGAGCACAATTAAATCGAACGATGGTGAAGTAGCGGCGTTAATTATTGAGCCTATTCCTCATAACATTGGTTGCATTATGCCGCAGCCGGGCTTTCTGGAAGGCCTTCGGAAGCTTTGCGACGAGCATGGAATTATACTCATTTTCGATGAGGTCATCACTGGTTTCCGTCATGATATCGGCTGCTATCAGAAAGTAGCTGGCGTAACACCGGATTTAACTACAATGGGTAAAGCGATGGCGAATGGCTTCCCTATTGCAGCAATTGCCGGCAAGAAGCAGTACATGCAACGTTTCAACACGCAGCCGGGCGGAGATGTTTGGTTCGCGGGCACTTATAATGGTCATGCCGTAGGTACAGCAGCTTCCATTGCGACCCTTGAGATGATGGAAAATGAACCTGTGCATGAGCATGTATTCCGTCTGGGAGAGAAAATGCGTAGCGGGCTCCGCGATATCCTTAAACGCTTGGATATCGAGTCTTATGTTGCTGGCTTTGGTTCTGTTTTCACCACTTATTTCATGGGCTTTGAACCGAAAAACTATAGTGACCTCCAGCACAACGATGCAGTGTTCTATGTAGCTTACCGCCGGGCTTTGATGGAGAAAGGTATCTTCAAGCTACCGATGAATATGAAGCGGAATCATATTAGCTACAGCCACACGGACAAGGAAATCGACTACACGCTGGAATGCATAGAGGATGTATTGCGAGTGATGAAGGGTAAGAAATAACAGATTTATGTCTTAAAATCATTTATTATGAAAGGGGCTGCCCCCAAGGTCTCTAAAGACCCTATGGGACAGCCCCTCTTGCTAGTTATTAATAAATGTATAAGCTTCTCAGCGAACTAGAAGTCGCCAGCGCCCGCTAGATGGCCGCCGTCTACAACGAGAGTTGTTCCCGTAATATAGGAGGCTTCGTCGGAAGCGAGGAATAGAAAAGCGTTGGCGGTCTCTTCAATGGTACCCATACGCCGCATCGGTGTTCGACTTGTTATGTTCAATGTTTCTTCCTTATTCGCTTTCAGCTCCCGGTCAAGCGGTGTATCAATAAAGCCTGGTGCTACTGCGTTTACGCGGATGCCGTGAGGAGCGAGGTCGACGGCCATGGACTGTGTGAGAAGTACGACTCCACCCTTAGAAGAGTTGTAGTGGGCCAGCATACCGCTTCCCGCCAAGCCATTCTTGGAAGCCATGTTCACGAAGCTGCCTGATCTGCCCTCTTGAATCATTCGTTTGCTAAGTATTTGACTTAGTAGGAACGTAGCGTTTAGATTAATATCTATGATTTTCGTCCAACGCTCGTAAGGGATATCGATGAATTTCTCGCGAACTGCAATTCCCGCATTGTTAATGACAATGTCTATGCCTCCAAGCAGGCTCCATGCGCTTGCAGTTGCCCCTTCAATATTAGCAGGGTTTGCTAAGTCGCATAGGATAGACTCAACTTTAGAGGGGGATGCAGGGTTGATTTCCTTCGCTTGTTGTCGTAATTGTTCGACGGAATTTGCCAGCTCCTCTTCGCGGACATCCAATATGACGATATGAGCTCCTTCTTGAATAAATCGGGATGCGATGCCTAATCCGATACCACGAGCTCCGCCTGTAATTAATGCTGTTTTACCTTTTAATCTAGACATTTGAATTCCTCCGCGGCATAATGATTTAGTATGTTGAATTAAAATTATGATTTTAATATAGAAGTATAAAGGAAGCGTTGTCAATCTAATTATGATTGGGAGTGAATAATCTTGTCATCTGTTTTGTTGAACGATGTGAGAAGTGAACGGCTTGTACAAGATACGCTACAGCTTGTGAGCATACCAAGCCCGACAGGAGACACCCGGGAAGTGGCTAGCCTCTATGAGCGTCTTCTCCAAGAAGTAGGATGTAAGGTAGAGCGGTTCGAGCTAATTAAGAATAATCCAACGCTAGTCGCGACCTATGGCGGAGAGCTCCCAGGAAAAACGATTATTTTCAACGGACATATGGACACTGTAACGCTAGCCCATGAGCCTGCTTCCCTTCGAGACGGTCGGATCTACGGCAGAGGCGCATGTGATATGAAGGGATCACTTGCCTGCATCTTAGAAGTGCTTAGAGTTTTGAGGGATAACGAGGTTAAGCTGCATGGTCGAATAATAATTATTGCAAATAGCTTACATGAAAGTCCAGGTGGTCGGGGCGAGGATCTTATCGCATTGGCTGAGCGACTGAAGCTGAAGGCGGATATTGCGATTGTAATGGAAGGCGCAACAACAGAATGCACGGTCGCTCAATTCGGCTCTGCTACCTTCCAGATTACAATCAGCAGAGAGGGAGAGCCCAGCCATCAATTGTATACACCTCCTCATACGGCACATCCGATTCATGTTGCATCGGAAATTATCCAGCTTCTGCAATCATTAAACATAGAGCTAGAGAAGGATTATGTAGAGGATATCGGTTATGCGTCCTATTTTATTGGCTCCGTCCATAGCGGGCAATTCTATAATCAACATCCGAAGAAAGCGGAGATAGTCGGCGTGAGACGGTACAGTCCACAGACTACATTTGCCGAGGTGGAGAAGGAATTTAGGACGAATTTGGACCGGATTGCCAATGAGCATGGAGTCGAGATCACACTGGATCTGGAAAAGGTTCGAGATGGTTACCGTCTAGACAAAAGTAATCCAGCCATCGAGGTTCTCGTTCAAGCCATTCAAGAAGTCAGAGGGATATCCGTCCCGCTAGTCGGCAAAAAGCTGGTAACAGATGCGGGCATTATTGCGAATGACTTCGGAACTCCTGCGTTATGCCATGGTCCGGATCAACGAAGCGCTCATGGTGATGTGGAATATGTAGAAATAAAAGAGCTAGAATTGGCGACGAAAGTATACTTGGAGTTTATTGCTCTTTATATGAAAGAATAGAAAGAGTTATTGTGAATGACGTAAATAGATGATCGCTATGGCAACTTGCTGTAGCGGTCTTTTCTATATAGAGGAAACTGTTTCCGCTTGAAGTAAATGCTATGCTTGTAGTAAACGGATGTACATGAATGTAAAAACAAGTGTATAGAGAAGTAGTGCTCACCCCTATATAATTCAACTAAATCACTTTTATGTTGTGAATGGGAGAGGGATATTCCAGTGTTGAAACCATTTGGTGTACAAATCGTCGAAGGGCCACAGCATTGGGCTGTCGTACAGCAACACCGAGGCTATGGAGATATTTATCTGAAGGGCATTAGCTCCACAAAGCTTGAAATAACGGCGGATCATGCTCTTGTTTATGCTCGGGTTGTTAGTGAGGATGGAAGCGGAGCTGTTCTTCCTTGGACGCTTTGCCTTATGGGTGATGGCTTGGAGTGGAGCGTGACACTTCAGGCTATTCCTGCTGGGGGCTTATATCGAATTGAAACCTGCTTGCGATTGGATGATGATCAGCCTATGGAGCTGGCAACCCGGGGCGATATGATTCACCATGTTGCTGTCGGTGATATATGGGTAATTGCGGGACAAAGCAACGCTGCAGGTTACGGAAGAGGACCAGTTAACGATCCTCCTGAGATGGGCATTCACTTGCTACGGCACAGTGGAAAATGGGATTTAGCTACACACCCATTCAATGAGTCTACAAACACTGTTCAAGGTTTAAATGGAGAGCCTGTAAATCCAGGTCATTCGCCTTATCTTGCTTTTGCAAGGCTGATTAAGAAAGAGACGGGCATGCCCATTGGATTTTTGCAAACTGCGCTAGGGGGTTCACCTCTTGAAAGATGGGATCCTGATCAAGATGGCGATTTATACCGGAATATGATGAATGTTATTGAATCGGCTGGAGAAAAGGTACGAGGAATTCTATGGTATCAGGGCTGCAGTGATTGCGATAGTGAGAATGCTCCTACCTATCTTGAAAGATTTACTCGTGTCGTTAATCACTGGAGAGAAGATCTTGGTGATGATGCTCTACCTATTCTGACGGTTCAGTTAAATCGGTATGCCGAGTATTCGGGAGGGGAAGAAGGAAATCGCTGCTGGGGTATCGTACGTAATGCTCAGCGGTTGGCGGCAAAGCAGCTCGAACAATTGTATGTCGTTCCCGCGCTCGATTGTCCGCTTTCGGATATTATTCATAATAGTCCAGCAGGCAACTTAATTATTGGCGAGCGACTGGCAAGGACGGCGTTAGCTAATCTATATGGGAAAGAGATGCCGCATCAAGCGCCTGATATCACCAATGCTTCTATTAGCACTGTGACGTCGGACGGGAGAGCAACCCTTTTACTTGAATTTTCAAATGTGGCTGGTGAGCTGTTTGCAATGGGTCCTGGGGAAATTGTTTTTTCAATCGATGATGACCTAGGCTTAATGCCAATTACGAGCTGGACAACTCGGACTGGAGGTCGGGTGGAGCTTGAGCTGCCTAGACCAATAGAAGGTACGGCTGTCGTCCATGGAGCATTTGAAGCCAATCCAGCTGCAGCGCTTCCCATTGACACGGGGACCTATTTGCCTATGCTTTCCTTCTATAACTTTACGATTCAGTAAATCAAATTGCATCAGCTACTTGCGGAGGTTATTTTAATGTCGAGCTACTCGTACATGCTGCGTTTTGTATTGCAGCCTGATCATTTAGAACAGCAGCGTCTTGAAGAGTTGGTTGAATTCTGTCAGCAGGGCAGAGTCGATGATGTTATGTTTTTTATAGATCCGTTAAATCTCCGTCATATTACCTTGGAAGAAGCTAAGCCTTGGATGGAAATGATCGGGAGAGCGAAGAGATTGTTAGAGCCGATGGGCGTAACAACCTCAATCAATCCCTTAAATACGTTATTGCATGATTCTGCCTATAATTCCTTACTAGAAGGCCAAAGCTTTCGTTTAATGGTTGATCCCTACGGAAATCAAGCAACAACTGTCGTATGCCCGCTTTGTCCGGAATGGCGTAAATATATTACTGAAATATATGCTTATTATGCTACACTGCAGCCATATTCGTTGTGGGTAGAGGATGATTTTCGCCTTCACAACCACAGTCCTTTAGTTTGGGGAGGTTGTTTCTGCGAGGACCACATGCGTGAATATGCTCGCCAAGCGGGTGTGGAATCACTAGAACGGCAGGATTTTGTTCGGGGTCTTCTAGCGAGCGGCGATCCGCATGAATACCGACGTATATGGCTGGATTCATGTCGGCAAGTCATGGTGGAATTAGCGGAAGCTATCGGCGAAGCCGTACATCAAGTGTCGCCAAATACCCGTATTGGCTTAATGACGAGTGTTCCAAGTGTACATGCTGCAGAAGCACGAGACTGGCATGGGATTATGAAAGCTTTTGACGGGAAGCAGTCTGCGATCGTTAGGCCTCATCTACCTGCTTACATGGAAACTAGTGGAATTCATTATTCTTGGGAGTTTAATGGCACATCGCGTTTGACCGCTGCCTTCCTTCCCGAGTACACGGAGATGTTCCCGGAAATTGAGAATGTTCCCTATACCTCTTATTCCAAATCCAAAGCCTTTCAGAAGTATCAGGTAGAAACAGCATTACTACTCGGGAGCCGAGGGATCACGCTAAATATAATAGATATGGTGGGGAATGGCTTATATCCTGAAGAACAGGCGACGAGCTGGTTAAGTGAGGAAAAGGACTTCTTGAATGCCGTTGCTTCACTAAGCTTGCATACTAAAAATATGACGGGCGTGCAGGTACTCGTGAGCGAACGATCTTCATACCATTTGCATACTAAAAGCGACAATTCTATGGAAGCGCTCTATCCCCAGGAAACATTCTGGGCTAGCCTGCTTTCAGCTTATGGCGTAGCTAACACCTATGCGGTGGAATGGCCCGAAAGCGGTGGCGTGATCGCGTTATCCGGACAGATATTGCGCAAATACGATGAGTCTCAAATACGCGAGCTGTTTGAATCTCACGTTGTTTTGTTGGAAGGCGATGCTGTTCATACTCTATATGCGATGGGGCTGGGTTCATTATGCGGAGTCACGCAAGCGGTATGGCGTGAAGCGCAAACGATTGAACAAATTATAAATAAGCACGAATATTCAGGTATTAAAGAAGGGCGTATGAGACCTTATCTAGTCTCAGGTCGTTATTTAGACCTGCAATATGAGCCAGGCACCGTAGATATCATTTCACAAATTGCAAATGTTCGAGGGGAAGCGCTCTGTCCGGGAATGACCATAGTGAATGGGCGAATTTTTATTTTACCTTATGGACAGGATGGGTTTCAGGGATTGCTTAACCCAATTCGTCGTGCAGTGCTTCAGGAAACAATAGGAATGCTAGGTTTAGCCAAGCCGTTAATGATTACCAGCTATGCTCCTCACTTAAGTGTATATGAGTTCCGGGCAGGTAATCGACAATCGATAGCCATAGCAAATCATTCATTAGATGATATTGAGGGAATAGAGCTTAGCGGAACAGATTTAACAGACGATAGCTGGAAGTTACTTAGCCGACATGAGCCTCTGGGTCAACAGATGGCTTTGCAGAGCATAGGAGACCGAACCGCCATTAATGCTAGATTTCCTGCCTTGACATTAACTGTGCTGCACAGACAAAAGCAGATTTAGCTATCTTTATGTAAACAAATGTACATGAATGTCAAATCTAGTGTATAGAGCGAGCCGACAACAGCCTTTATAATTAAATTACGAGAGGTATTTGATATATAACATTACACAAAATGTAATTTTTATGTTGAATATTTTCTCCGGCATAAACGTCCTTCCGCCAAGCTAAGGAAGGCGAAAGTAGTTCGAGGTAGTAAATCTCAGCGCTAACAAAAATGACAGGGGGATTTCAGAATGAAGCGAATGAGTAGATTGGTGTTATCCTGTGTTCTGATTGTGGTGTTGGCAGTTGTATCAGCTTGTAGTAGCAACAATTCTAATGAAGGGGCAACTACCCCGGCTACCGAAAGTGGCGCAGCAGTGTCTGGGCCGGTGGAAATAACGATGGCTCGTGAGAGCGAAGCTGACGTTAAATACCTTCCTGGCGAATCGATCGATAAAAACTCAGTATCCGATGCCATTGAGAGAGATCTAGGAATTAAGATTAAGAATGTTTGGGTGGCTGAGACTGCGCAATATGAGCAAAAGACGCAAATGAGCATCTCATCCAACAACATTCCTGACCTGATGGCCGTTACAATGGCACAGCTGCAGCAACTTATCGAGGCGGATATGATTATGGATCTGACTGATGTCTATGAGAAAAATGCTAGCGCTGAGACAAAGGCTTATCTGACCGGAGACGGTGGCAAACAGATAGAATCGGCAAAGTTCGAAGGAAAGCTGATGGCTATCCCGCAAACTAATGGGCCTTACGGCGCTTCTACGCAAGTATGGATTAGAAGAGACTGGCTCAAGCAGCTAAATCTGCCGGAACCAAAAACAATGCAGGACGTTCTGGCTATTGCTGAAGCATTTGCTAAAAAGGATCCAGGCGGCACCGGAAAATCCTATGCATTGCCACTCACGAAGGATTTGCTTAAGGATGTTACTTTCGATATGAGAGGATTCTTTAACAGCTACCACGCCTATCCTACACAATGGATTAAGGATAGCTCCGGAAAGCTTGTCAGTGGTGATATCCAGCCGGAAATGAAGCAAGCCTTGAAGCAATTGCAGGATATGTATAAAGATGGACAGATTGATCCTGAATTCGCGGTTAAGGATTTGGTAAAGGAAAATGA
This portion of the Cohnella abietis genome encodes:
- a CDS encoding extracellular solute-binding protein: MKRMSRLVLSCVLIVVLAVVSACSSNNSNEGATTPATESGAAVSGPVEITMARESEADVKYLPGESIDKNSVSDAIERDLGIKIKNVWVAETAQYEQKTQMSISSNNIPDLMAVTMAQLQQLIEADMIMDLTDVYEKNASAETKAYLTGDGGKQIESAKFEGKLMAIPQTNGPYGASTQVWIRRDWLKQLNLPEPKTMQDVLAIAEAFAKKDPGGTGKSYALPLTKDLLKDVTFDMRGFFNSYHAYPTQWIKDSSGKLVSGDIQPEMKQALKQLQDMYKDGQIDPEFAVKDLVKENELLATNKIGVVYGPFWLSAYPLLGNAVKDGKLVQDWWPYPITSIDDKPAKSQIELGVQKYYVVSKNSKNSEAVIKLLNKWVQAYTNPTETDKVYFLQNEEAVSYWKLSPIRVTSQTETILLGDTVPKAVLAKDPSTLTGVEAPNRYGKIMKYLDGEVGEWAEYPISGPDGAFSIMYDYLQKDLYHFNEFYGSPGTNMMEKRPVLEAKMSEVFIKIIMNQVSIDEFDKFVVEWKKLGGDAITAEVNEWYASASK
- a CDS encoding aspartate aminotransferase family protein; its protein translation is MEFKESARLYEEAKKYTPGGVHTSIRNLEPHLIFKKAEGAYIYDADGNKYIDYQGAFGPYILGHNNPYVNNKVIEALGRTDLYGTGTTDLEIELAQKICKHVPSAEQVLFCNSGSEATFHAIRLARAVTKRVKLIKFQGCYHGWHDYVARNMLSSWDMIGKRDPGSAGMMEEAIDNTLVCTFNDLEDVESTIKSNDGEVAALIIEPIPHNIGCIMPQPGFLEGLRKLCDEHGIILIFDEVITGFRHDIGCYQKVAGVTPDLTTMGKAMANGFPIAAIAGKKQYMQRFNTQPGGDVWFAGTYNGHAVGTAASIATLEMMENEPVHEHVFRLGEKMRSGLRDILKRLDIESYVAGFGSVFTTYFMGFEPKNYSDLQHNDAVFYVAYRRALMEKGIFKLPMNMKRNHISYSHTDKEIDYTLECIEDVLRVMKGKK
- a CDS encoding SDR family NAD(P)-dependent oxidoreductase, encoding MSRLKGKTALITGGARGIGLGIASRFIQEGAHIVILDVREEELANSVEQLRQQAKEINPASPSKVESILCDLANPANIEGATASAWSLLGGIDIVINNAGIAVREKFIDIPYERWTKIIDINLNATFLLSQILSKRMIQEGRSGSFVNMASKNGLAGSGMLAHYNSSKGGVVLLTQSMAVDLAPHGIRVNAVAPGFIDTPLDRELKANKEETLNITSRTPMRRMGTIEETANAFLFLASDEASYITGTTLVVDGGHLAGAGDF
- a CDS encoding sialate O-acetylesterase → MLKPFGVQIVEGPQHWAVVQQHRGYGDIYLKGISSTKLEITADHALVYARVVSEDGSGAVLPWTLCLMGDGLEWSVTLQAIPAGGLYRIETCLRLDDDQPMELATRGDMIHHVAVGDIWVIAGQSNAAGYGRGPVNDPPEMGIHLLRHSGKWDLATHPFNESTNTVQGLNGEPVNPGHSPYLAFARLIKKETGMPIGFLQTALGGSPLERWDPDQDGDLYRNMMNVIESAGEKVRGILWYQGCSDCDSENAPTYLERFTRVVNHWREDLGDDALPILTVQLNRYAEYSGGEEGNRCWGIVRNAQRLAAKQLEQLYVVPALDCPLSDIIHNSPAGNLIIGERLARTALANLYGKEMPHQAPDITNASISTVTSDGRATLLLEFSNVAGELFAMGPGEIVFSIDDDLGLMPITSWTTRTGGRVELELPRPIEGTAVVHGAFEANPAAALPIDTGTYLPMLSFYNFTIQ
- a CDS encoding dihydroxy-acid dehydratase; the protein is MSLRSEQWFNHKSFETRFQHASAMRACGHDPESYAGKPIIGIFNSWNDLNSCNAPHKELVEYVKKGVLASGGYPIEMHTITTAADFNKPSDLPYRNLMSMDVEEMIRSLPLDGIVLLCECDKTTPAQLMGAASCDLPTLQLAAGHRSTAYFKGKPVNYGTDLWKYMDMYKAGELSDDEMKELEKGISCSLGGCPVMGTASTMKSVSEIMGMMLPGTSDIPATDSRRRIAAEQTGKRIVEMVEEELTPSKLMTEAAFHNAIKLLAALGGSTNAVLHLTAIAGRLGIRINLKQYQELSESVPLIVNLQPSGLYGMDDYFHAGGLSGVIYELLPRLDGECLTALGKPLKEVYTQQTESPHIITSLKQPFKSESGIKVLKGNLAPSGAILKLSASSKKLWKHQGKAYVFDSYDAMLEEIDRDDLAVDASSVLILRNCGPAALGMPEWGEIPIPTKLLKEGIEDMVRISDARMSGTSYGTAILHVSPEAAVGGNIAIVQNGDIIEVDVEQGLLHLHLSDDVIQERKQFLKPLPQRYPRGFLKLFSDHVLQADEGCDLDFLRPNNKEEARFVPPIVGRS
- a CDS encoding M20 family metallopeptidase → MSSVLLNDVRSERLVQDTLQLVSIPSPTGDTREVASLYERLLQEVGCKVERFELIKNNPTLVATYGGELPGKTIIFNGHMDTVTLAHEPASLRDGRIYGRGACDMKGSLACILEVLRVLRDNEVKLHGRIIIIANSLHESPGGRGEDLIALAERLKLKADIAIVMEGATTECTVAQFGSATFQITISREGEPSHQLYTPPHTAHPIHVASEIIQLLQSLNIELEKDYVEDIGYASYFIGSVHSGQFYNQHPKKAEIVGVRRYSPQTTFAEVEKEFRTNLDRIANEHGVEITLDLEKVRDGYRLDKSNPAIEVLVQAIQEVRGISVPLVGKKLVTDAGIIANDFGTPALCHGPDQRSAHGDVEYVEIKELELATKVYLEFIALYMKE